Genomic DNA from Haloplanus aerogenes:
CTCGTCGGCCCGGCGATGTTCGGCCTCATCGTCGCCGTCGTGTGGGCCATCGCAACGGGCGCCCTCGGACAGTTGCGCGACGGGTCGCGGTGGCCGCTGGACCGCGTCTACGCCCTCACCACCTTCAGCCTGTCGCGCCTCCGCCGCCGGACTGACGCCCTCGGCTCGCAGTCGAGCGTCGCCGCGGGCGCCGGCGCCGTCGCGGGCGTCGTCGTCGCCGTCGCGCTGGCGGCGTTCGATCCCCTCCTAGCCGTCGGCGTCCTCGTCTCCCTCTACACCTGGTTCGTCGCGCTGATCGCCGTCGCCCACCGCTACGGCGACCTCGGCCGCCGGGAGTGGGGCGTCGGCGTCGGTCTCGGGACCGGTCTGCTCGTCGCCCTCCTGCCCCTGCCCGTCCTCGACGCGGTCAGCCTCAAGATCGCGGTGACGCTCGGTCTGCTCGCCGTTCTCGTCGCCGCGTACTACTACGGCGTCACCCGGGTCGCGTGGATGGCGGACGTGAAACTCACCGTCGTCGCCGTCGGGTCGCTCTGGTTCGTCTCGCTGTGGTACTTCCTCCTCCCACTCCTCGGCCCCCTCGGCCAGGGCGACGTGTCCGGCGCGCTCAACGTCCTGTTCCAGAACGTCGTCTGGGTCCTCCAGTTCGGCGGCGACGTGGGCATCGACTACTATGTCGCCGGTATCGGGACGCTGACGACCAAAGTGGACTACTCCCGTTTCCAACTCGCCGGCTTCGTCCTCTTTCTCGCCGGCCTGTACTACGTCCTCGAACTCACCGTCCAGTCGCCGTTCGGGCGCGTCCTCCGCGCCGTCCGCAACGACGAGACGGTGGTGCAGTCGCTCGGGAAGGACCCGTTCGTCTACAAGGTCCAGAGCATGGTCATCGGATCGGCGCTCGGCGGGTTCGCTGGCGCGCTCTGGGCCATGTACGCCCAGGGACTCACCTTCACCACCTTCGCGCCCCGCGTGACGTTCATCGCCCTGCTGATCATGTTCGTCGGCGGCGCCGGCAACAACAAGGGGATGCTCCTCGGCGCGGGCATCTTCTGGGCGTTCCAGCAGGCGACGACGCAACTGGCCGCCTACTTCCCGCCAGCCATCCGCGTCAACATTCAGGCGTTCAGGCTGGTGGTCGTCGGCGTCCTCTTCCTCCTCGTGCTCTACTACGTGCCCGAGGGCTTGCTGGGAGGGACGACCGGTTCGACGGGCGAGGAGGTGGACGGATGAGCGACCCGATCCTCGAAGTCGAGGACCTGCGCAAGACCTTCGGCGGCATCGTCGCCGTCGACGGCGCCACCTTCGACATCGAACGCGGGTCGATCACGGGGCTCATCGGCCCGAACGGCGCCGGTAAGACGACGACGTTCAACCTCATCAGCGGCTTCTACGAACCCGACGGCGGCACCGTCCGGTACGACGGGCGCAACCTCCAGGAGATCATGCGCCCCCACCGCGACGAGACGGTCATCTGGGGCGGCGCTAGCGGCATCACCATCGGCGCCCTCGGCGGTATCGTCGGCCTCGGACCGCTCGGCCTGTCCGCCCTGCCCGCGCTCGGTGCCACCGTCGCCGGCACCGCCGTCGGCGTCGGCGGCTACCTCGCCCAGCAGAAGGCGACCCAGCGCCGCCCCGGCCACACCAACAGCCGGCCCTACATGCTCGCCCGCGAGGGCCTCGTCCGAACCTTCCAGCTCACCCGCGAACTCGGCGAGATGACGGCGCTGGAGAACCTGATGCTCGCGCCGCAGGGGCAGGCCGGCGAGAATCTGGCGAACACGTGGTTCCGCCGCGACGCCGTTCACGAGGAGGAAGGACGGGTGCGCGAACGCGCCGAGGAGATGCTCGAACTCCTCGAAATCGACCACGTCCGCGACGAACCCGCGGGCAACCTCTCCGGCGGCCAGCGCAAACTTCTCGAACTGGGCCGGGTGTTGATGCTCGAACCGCGCGTCATCCTGCTCGACGAACCGGTCGCGGGCGTCAACCCCTCGCTCACTCAGAAACTGATGGAACGCATCGAGACGCTCCGCGACGAGGGGTACACGTTCTGCATCGTCGAACACGACATGGAAGTGATCATGGAACTCTCGGATACGATCATCGTGATGAACGAAGGCAAGCGACTGGTCGAAGGACCGCCGGAAGAGATCAGAAACGACGAGGCCGTCATCGACGCCTACCTGGGGGTGGGGTAGATGGCGCTACTCGAAGCCCGCGACGTGGTGTCCGGGTACGGCGACGCGGAGATCCTCCACGGCGTCGACCTCGACGTGGAGGGGCGGGAGATCGTCACGATCATCGGCCCGAACGGCGCCGGCAAGTCGACGATGATGAAGGCCATCTACGGCCTCATCGACTGCTGGGCGGGGTCGGTCACCTTCGACGGCGACGACATCACCGACCTCCGGGCCGACAGGGTGACCGAGCGCGGCATGTGTTACGTCCCCCAGCGCGAGAACGTCTTTCCGACCCTCACCGTCCGCGAGAATCTGGAGATGGGGGCGTACATCAAAACGGAGGTGACCGAGACCGACTTCCAGGACGTGTGGGAGCGGTTCCCCATTCTGGAGGAGCGCCAGAACCAGCGCGCGAGTTCCATGTCCGGCGGCCAACAGCAGATGCTCGCGCTCTCCTCGGCGCTGATGATCGACCCCGACCTCCTCCTCGTGGACGAACCCTCGGCCGGCCTCGCCCCGGACCTCGTCGACGACATGTTCGACCGCCTCGTCGAGATCCGCGACGAGACGGACACGGCCATCCTGATGGTCGAACAGAACGCTCGCAAGGCGCTCTCGGTCTCGGATCGGGGCTACGTCCTCGACATGGGCGAGAACAAGTTCGAGGGCTCCGGCGAGGAGTTGCTGGAGAGCGAGGAAGTGGCCGAACTGTATCTCGGTGGGTAGCGCCCCCGTTTCGATTCTGAAACTGTTGCAGTCGGCGACGGGATCGCCACGTCGACGCCATTCCTACGATGTGATAATTGGCTACGGATTTGTTCACCCTGTACTGCATCCGATCAGCTATGGACCGGATTCCCGACCTGTATCGACGTGCCCTCTGGGGGTCGATGGAGCGTCTCGGCGTCACCGAGTCGATCGAGCGCAAGATCGTCGCCGCGGTGACGATCCAGTTCGGCGTCGCGGCCTTCCTCGCCGTCGTCCCGTTCGTCCTGACGGGGATAGTCAGGGCTGCCGTGACCGTGACACTTCTCGGCGGCGCTGCCGTCGCCCTCGGCAACACGCTGCTGATCGCGCGGCGCGACTTCGTCGGTCCCATCCGGGATCTGGAGGATGCCGCGACGACCATCGCCGCCGGCGAACTCGACGCGGCCGAGGTAACGACCCACGATCAGCACGACGAGATCGGCAGCCTCGTCCGTGCGTTCGACGGTATGCGCACGTCACTGGAGACGATTTCGGCGCAGGCCGACGCCCTCGCCAACGCGGAGTTCGACGCCGCCATCCTCGACGAGGACGTGCCGGGCTCGTTCGGTGACGACCTCGACCGGATGACCGACAACCTCCGTCAGAACACCCGCGAACTGGAGGCGCTGACCGAACACCTCGAACGGACCGCCGACGAGTACGGCGAAGTCATGGCCGCCGCGGCCGACAACGACCTCTCGGTACGGATGGAGCCCGACCCCGAGAGCGAGGCCATGGCCGCCATCGCTCGCTCGTTCAACCGGATGCTCGACGATCTGGAGGAGACGGTCGCGGAGGTGTACGCCTTCGCGGACACCGTCTCGGATCGCACCGTCGACACCTCCGCCAATCTCGACGAGGTGGCGCAGGCGAGCGAGGAGATCAGCGACGCCACCGGCGACATCGCCGTCGACGCCGAAAAGCAGCGCGACCAACTCCAGCGGATCGTGAGCGAGATGAGCGACCTCTCGGCCACCATCGAGGAGATTGCGGCCTCGGCCGACAGCGTCGCGGAGGTGGCGACCAGTACGGCCGAAAAGGGCGACGAGGGCCAGCAGGCCGCCGTCGACGCCCTCGACAAGATGGACGCCATCGAGACGCGGGCGACCGAGACGATGACCCAGCTCCGCGAACTCGACGACCGGATGGACCGCATGGGCGACATCGTCGCCACCATCTCCGACATCGCGGAGCGGACGAACCTCCTCGCGCTCAACGCCTCCATCGAGGCCGCACACTCGGGCGACGACGCCGATGGCTTCGCCGTCGTCGCGGACGAGGTGAAGTCGCTGGCCGAGGAGGCACAGGCCGAAGCGACGGACGTACAGGAGATCATCGACGGCGTGCAGAGCCAGACGACCGCCGCCGTCGAGGAGATGCGCCGGACGACCGACGAAGTCGCCGACGCCGTCGAGACGGTCGAGGCCGCCATCGACTCGCTCGACCAGATCGCGGAACTCGCCCACGAGACCGACGAGGGGATGCGAGAGATCACCGACGCGACCGACCAGCAGGCCGCCTCGACCGAGGAGACCGTCTCCATGATCGAGGGGATCGAGGCGACGAGCGAGGAGACAGCCACCGGCGCCACGGCCGTCGCCGACGCCGCCCGCGACCAGACCGAGTCGCTCGACGACGTGGCGACGCGCGTCGACGAGTTGGCCGAGCAGGCCGATACGCTGCTGGGGCTGTTGGAGGCGTTCGACCTGTCGGCGCGAGACGGCACGGCCGCTCCGTCCTCGGCGGCTGCTGGAGCGGACTGAGGACGACGGCCTTCTTCCCGTCGGGCCAGCGTCGCCCTCGAATTTTTCCGATGGCGGTCGACACGTGGCCCATGGATCTCGTGTCGATCCGTCGAGTCCTCGACTCGCCGGCGCCGCTCCTCGGTGGATCGGCGCTCGTCGACCTCGTCGTTCGGCTCCCCGAGGACGTTCTCGCCCCGCTCGTCTCCGTCACCGGCGGCTTCCTCGGCTCTCCCGCCGTCGGATTCGTCACGACGTGGGTCATGTTCGCCGTCGCGCTCTACACCTTCTGTCATCTCGCCTACGACCACGTCGACGTCCTCCCGGCCGACGCCGTCGGATTCCGAACCGTCTTCACCGCGTGTGCCGTCGCCCTCGCCGTCGGCATTCTGCGTGTCGATCGCTTCGTCGTCCTGTTTCTCCTCTTTCTGCCGGGGCTGTTTCTCTCCGGCGGCGCCCTTCTCGGCTATCTCGTCCGGTATCACGAGTGGGACGTGACCGACGACGCTGGGCGAGGGGTTTCCCTGATTCAGTTCGTCACGCCCCACGCCGACGACACCGCGTCGGAACTCGCGACCGACCTCGCGTACGACGGCTGGCTCGGCCGTCTCGCCGCCACCTGCTACGTCCTCGCGCTGACGGCGATACTCGGCCTCCCGATCCTCTTTGCGGCGTTCGCGACACACGTGCTGCTCTACGCCTTCCCGATTCCCGACCTCCTCTTTCTGGGCTGGGCGAGCGCCGTTCGGGTCCTGCCCCGACTCGACATCGGCCCGAACCGCCCCCGCGTGTTACGGCTGGAGTTCGCCTTCGACCGGTTTCTCATCGACACGATCGAGCACGCGACCCGGTGTATTCAGGGGATGATCGTCACCGGGTTCGTCTTCTTCGGACTGCTGTTTGCGGCGGGCTATCTCTTCGTCGCGGTCACGGCCATCGGACCGGTCGCCGTCGAGATGGTCGGCTTCGTCGTCGGTATCGAGGGTACCCTCCTGCTCTGGGCGTGGGGCGGCGCGCTACTCACGACGACGTTCGCGGGCTGTCACGGCCTCTGGGTCTGGATTCGTGAACTCCGTCGCCTCCCGCAGTTCCTCGACATCTGGGAGGGGCGCACGCTCGCGGCCGACGACCGAACCCCCTCGCGAGTGACCGGGTTCGTCGCCGTCTCGCTCGTCTGCTGGCTGTCGACGGCCGCGTTCGTCGTCGACGGGGTGCTCGGATATCGCCAGTACGCCGTCCTGTGGCCCGCGCTCGTCCTCGTGGGCATCTGGACGATTCACCACACGGTCCGACGGTCCGCTCAACCCGTCACGGTCGAACACGGCTGGATCACCGCCGGACTCGTCGTGCAGCCCGTGGCGTTCGTCGCCGGCACCAGCGCGGGCAGCGTCGCCGCCGCGCTGTCCGACCCCGACGCACTGCTGTCGGTGTTGACGCCCCCGATTGCGGTCGCTATCCTCCTCCTGATCGTGGCGGCCATCCCCGTCGTCACCCGTTACGACGACGCCGGCGACGGCACACGCTACGGGATCGTCGGTCTGCTGTTCGTCCTCGGGTGTCTCGCTGCGGGGGGATCGACCGTCGTTCCGCCACCCTACCGATTCGCGGCGCTGGTCCTTTGGGCGATGGGCTGGGGATTCGCCGTCTTCCTCGGTGCCGTCCGCTACTTCGACCTCTAACCGTGCAATACCTTTTCGTACCGACGGACGAAGGGCTACCCGTGACCGACGACGGCCCTACCGTCTCCGGCGTCTTGCTCCCGGCCGACCGCGCCGTGTCGCTCCGGGTCGTCGTCTTCGTGATCGCGCTCGCCCTCCTCGCGTTCGTGACGCAGGGGTTCGTCTGGTTCTCCGCGACGCTCCTCGACGGGTTGGGACCCTCCGGCGAGGGGATCGCCCTCTTCCTGTGCGGCGTCGCCGTCGTCGCCGCGGCGCTCAACGGCTACGCGAACGACGACCTGCTAGTGAGCGTCCTCGTCTCGGCGGCCCCGCTCGTCGGCTTCGCCGCGTTCACCCTCGCCGTCGCGGCGCTCGGCACCGTCTCGGGGCCGGGAAGCGCCACCCGAACCGCGCTGATACGGGGTGGTCTCACCCTCCCCCTCGGATCGCTTCTCGGCCTCCTCGGCGTCTGGCTCGGTCGCCGGTCCGGCGGCGGCCGCGAACCGCCGATGCCGGACTGAGTCGCCCCCGGATATTATCACTGATAACGAGCCACCAAGGGCTATGTTCCTCCCCCGGGAGGCGTGGCACGAATGAGTGACGGACCGACGCTTTCGGTCGGCGGCGCGGAGTCGTGCGCCGACGACGGGCCAGTGCCGACGCCACGCGCGCCGGATGACGCCGACGCGTGGTACGCCCCGGACGTGGTCGCGCAGTACGAGGTGTCGCCGGGCGTCGTGGCGACGATCCGCGAGACCGAGACCGACGAGTTCGCGTACGCGATCCGGGAACCCGGTCTCGGGCCACAGGATCGGAACGCGATGGAGCGCATCCGCGACCACTTCACGGTCGTCAACCGTCGCCGTCCGCTGACGCGGGAGGGGACGGCCGAACGCGCCGCCGCGGGTTTCGAACCCAAGTATCGCCGGGCGCTCGACCGCCTGATCGACGCCTCGCCGTCGGCGTGGCGCCGGCTCACCTACCACGCGCTCTGTGAGTTGCGCCTGCTGGAGGATCCGACGCCACTGGCGCTCGACGACCGGATCGAGGTGGTCGACGTGGGCCGCGAGGACGACGACGTGGTCGTCCACACCGAGAACTACGCCCCCGCCCGCACCGACTTCGATGCCGACACACGCTTTGTCGACCGGGTGGCCGGCGAACGCCTCCGGCAGTACACCGTCGACTTCGCGGGCTTCGACGTGGACGTGGTCGTCTACCGCGAACACCTCCTCGGGAGCGACCAGTTCTCGACGAAGTACGCCGTCCTCGAACCCGACCTGCTCCCCGGCGACGAGCAACTCATCGAGGAGTGCAAGGAGCGCATCTGGGAGGCCAACGTCGAGGACGTGGTCGAGGACCGCCACACCTTCGTCCGGGAGCGCGCCCGACAGTTCCTCTCCCGACGGCTCACCGCCCGCAACACGCGAGCGTGGGTCGCGGCGACGAAGTACCGCCTGACGACCGCCCTCGCGGAGTACGGCCTCGCCGTCCCGCCCGTGGACAGCCGCTACGCCACCGACCGTCTCGACGACCTCGTCTACTACGTCCTCCGCGACTACGTGGGCCACGGCGTCCTCACCATCCCCATCCGCGATCCGTATCTGGAGGACGTGGAGGCCAACCGCGTCGACGAGCGCGTGAAGGTGATCCCGCGGGCGGACGAACTCCCGGTCGGGCGCGTGCCGACGAACCTCGCCTTCGACGACGAGACGGCGTTCGTCAACGTCGTCACCCAACTCGCCGCGAGTGACGGGACGGAACTCAGCGCGAGTCGGCCGAGCGCGAAGGTGAACCTCGACCTGCCGGGGGTCGCGGAGACGATTCGCTGCGCCGTCGCCCTCCCCGTCATCTCCGAGGACGGCCCGCACGTCTCCATCCGCAAGCAAGCCGCCGACGCCATGACGCCCGTCGACCTGATCGACCGCGACGCCATCTCGACCGAACTCGTCACCCTGCTGTGGATGCTGTACGAGCAACACGGCGTCGTCCTCTTCTCCGGGCCGACAGGGGTGGGGAAGACGACGTTGATGAACGCCCACATGCCCTTCGTCCCCTACGACGACCGCCCCGTCTCCATCGACGAGGGGAGCCGCGAGGTGCGCCTCCCCCACGAGACGGGCATCTCGCTGACGACGCGCGACCACGAGAACGAGTACAAGCGCGTGACGATGGCGCGCCTGATGACCGAGACCAACTACCTGAACCCCGACGTGGAGGTGATCGCGGAGATCAACACGCCCGCCTCCTTCGAGACGTTCGGCGAGACGCTCAACACCGGCCACGGCGTCATCGGCACCACCCACGCCGAGGACGTGGAGACGCTCATCAATCGCGTCATCGAGCAGGGACTCGCACCCTACCTCCTCCGCGAGATCGACCTCGTGGTCTTCCCGCACCACGTCGACGGCGACCGCTACGTCGCGGAGGCGGTCGAGATCCTGAGCGAACGGGAGTACGAAGCCCTCGACCGCGGGACGCTCCCCTCGGGCGTCGTCGAGAAGGGTGGCCGCACGCTCTACTGGAACGTGATCGCCCGCCGCGACACCGAGGGACAGTTCAGCCTCGACTACGCGCACCCGCACCTCGACGACGGCCACCGCGCGCTCGGCTTCCGGCTCTTTCACCGCCTCGCCGACGCGACCGACCGCGAGGTCGAGGACGTGGAGGCGGAGTTCCACCGCAAACACCGCTACGTCCAGTATCTCGTGCAGGAGGAGATCACCGACTTCGAGGCGCTGTTCGGCTTCGTCTCCGATCTGCGGACGGACGAGGCGGCGACGGTGGAACGGGCACGGAGCGAGGCGGACGACTGACTGCGCTGGCTCTCGTCCGTCGGTTCCGGCGGCCGCGCCGTTGCGGGCGACACGAAGCCACAGCTTCCGGACTGGCCAGCGCCACGTCGGTGTGGACGGCTCCGTACTCGCCGTTCCAGTGGATTCGTGCTAGCTGTCCACGCCGTTTTTCACCGGCTTCGCCGCGGTCGGGACGCTCAGCGTTCCTCCACCCAGATCGGCCCCACCCACGCCACGCCCGGATACGGATCGTTACTCGCCTGCGTGACCCGCGCCACGTACACGTCGCCGTCGGTACCGCGTGTCTCGTCCCAGCGCATCCCCGTGATCGGGTCGTCGTCCACCCACTCGCCGGTAACGGTGTAGGCGTCGAGGCCGGCGTCGGGGTTGTCGGTGCCGTCGAGCGTCCGCCAGACCGAATTGTTCTTGACGATTTCGACGGTTTCGACCGGTGCCGTGCCCGCCACCTCGACGCGCACCGTCCGCGTCGACGCGCCGGTGTCGACGACGGCGTCGTCCTGATCGGCCACGTCGACGCCGTTCACACGGAAGTCGACGAGGATGCGATCCGGCTGGGTCGTCGCGTAGACGGAGCGCGCACGGAGCGCGGACATGATCGACTCGCGGGTAAGTTCGGACGCGAGAAAGGCCGTCAGCCCGCCGGGGTAGCTCTGCTCGTTCCACACGCGCCAGATGTTCCCCCACCCGAGGCCGGCGTCTCGCCACTCGCGGAGCGCGGGAAGGTGCGGACGCGTGTGGATGATCGAGTGACCCGGGTACGGGCCGTGGAAGTCCGCGCTTCCGATCATACCGACTCGATAGCCCATGCGGTGTGCGTCTTGGACGTAGTGGCCGTCCTCGTCGATCTCGCCCTGGCCCATCGCCAGCGGGAACGGATTGCCCTCGCTCCCCGGTCGCTCGCTCGATCCCCACTGGGAGTACACCTCGACGACGGGGGCGAGGTCGTCGT
This window encodes:
- a CDS encoding branched-chain amino acid ABC transporter permease — translated: MAASDVVISFMLLVSIYGILSLGLNIKYGHTGLLDFGHVGFYLIGAYTAALFVLGPDDPTDFTTYVVGLGDVPVIGTWAVAILAATLLAGLIGGLVALPTIRLREDYLAITVLGVSVIFQRVVQSETWLANGPDALRGYSPPLQGLFPLAMDTLVGPAMFGLIVAVVWAIATGALGQLRDGSRWPLDRVYALTTFSLSRLRRRTDALGSQSSVAAGAGAVAGVVVAVALAAFDPLLAVGVLVSLYTWFVALIAVAHRYGDLGRREWGVGVGLGTGLLVALLPLPVLDAVSLKIAVTLGLLAVLVAAYYYGVTRVAWMADVKLTVVAVGSLWFVSLWYFLLPLLGPLGQGDVSGALNVLFQNVVWVLQFGGDVGIDYYVAGIGTLTTKVDYSRFQLAGFVLFLAGLYYVLELTVQSPFGRVLRAVRNDETVVQSLGKDPFVYKVQSMVIGSALGGFAGALWAMYAQGLTFTTFAPRVTFIALLIMFVGGAGNNKGMLLGAGIFWAFQQATTQLAAYFPPAIRVNIQAFRLVVVGVLFLLVLYYVPEGLLGGTTGSTGEEVDG
- a CDS encoding ABC transporter ATP-binding protein; this translates as MSDPILEVEDLRKTFGGIVAVDGATFDIERGSITGLIGPNGAGKTTTFNLISGFYEPDGGTVRYDGRNLQEIMRPHRDETVIWGGASGITIGALGGIVGLGPLGLSALPALGATVAGTAVGVGGYLAQQKATQRRPGHTNSRPYMLAREGLVRTFQLTRELGEMTALENLMLAPQGQAGENLANTWFRRDAVHEEEGRVRERAEEMLELLEIDHVRDEPAGNLSGGQRKLLELGRVLMLEPRVILLDEPVAGVNPSLTQKLMERIETLRDEGYTFCIVEHDMEVIMELSDTIIVMNEGKRLVEGPPEEIRNDEAVIDAYLGVG
- a CDS encoding ABC transporter ATP-binding protein; translated protein: MALLEARDVVSGYGDAEILHGVDLDVEGREIVTIIGPNGAGKSTMMKAIYGLIDCWAGSVTFDGDDITDLRADRVTERGMCYVPQRENVFPTLTVRENLEMGAYIKTEVTETDFQDVWERFPILEERQNQRASSMSGGQQQMLALSSALMIDPDLLLVDEPSAGLAPDLVDDMFDRLVEIRDETDTAILMVEQNARKALSVSDRGYVLDMGENKFEGSGEELLESEEVAELYLGG
- a CDS encoding methyl-accepting chemotaxis protein, which encodes MDRIPDLYRRALWGSMERLGVTESIERKIVAAVTIQFGVAAFLAVVPFVLTGIVRAAVTVTLLGGAAVALGNTLLIARRDFVGPIRDLEDAATTIAAGELDAAEVTTHDQHDEIGSLVRAFDGMRTSLETISAQADALANAEFDAAILDEDVPGSFGDDLDRMTDNLRQNTRELEALTEHLERTADEYGEVMAAAADNDLSVRMEPDPESEAMAAIARSFNRMLDDLEETVAEVYAFADTVSDRTVDTSANLDEVAQASEEISDATGDIAVDAEKQRDQLQRIVSEMSDLSATIEEIAASADSVAEVATSTAEKGDEGQQAAVDALDKMDAIETRATETMTQLRELDDRMDRMGDIVATISDIAERTNLLALNASIEAAHSGDDADGFAVVADEVKSLAEEAQAEATDVQEIIDGVQSQTTAAVEEMRRTTDEVADAVETVEAAIDSLDQIAELAHETDEGMREITDATDQQAASTEETVSMIEGIEATSEETATGATAVADAARDQTESLDDVATRVDELAEQADTLLGLLEAFDLSARDGTAAPSSAAAGAD
- a CDS encoding type II/IV secretion system ATPase subunit; its protein translation is MSDGPTLSVGGAESCADDGPVPTPRAPDDADAWYAPDVVAQYEVSPGVVATIRETETDEFAYAIREPGLGPQDRNAMERIRDHFTVVNRRRPLTREGTAERAAAGFEPKYRRALDRLIDASPSAWRRLTYHALCELRLLEDPTPLALDDRIEVVDVGREDDDVVVHTENYAPARTDFDADTRFVDRVAGERLRQYTVDFAGFDVDVVVYREHLLGSDQFSTKYAVLEPDLLPGDEQLIEECKERIWEANVEDVVEDRHTFVRERARQFLSRRLTARNTRAWVAATKYRLTTALAEYGLAVPPVDSRYATDRLDDLVYYVLRDYVGHGVLTIPIRDPYLEDVEANRVDERVKVIPRADELPVGRVPTNLAFDDETAFVNVVTQLAASDGTELSASRPSAKVNLDLPGVAETIRCAVALPVISEDGPHVSIRKQAADAMTPVDLIDRDAISTELVTLLWMLYEQHGVVLFSGPTGVGKTTLMNAHMPFVPYDDRPVSIDEGSREVRLPHETGISLTTRDHENEYKRVTMARLMTETNYLNPDVEVIAEINTPASFETFGETLNTGHGVIGTTHAEDVETLINRVIEQGLAPYLLREIDLVVFPHHVDGDRYVAEAVEILSEREYEALDRGTLPSGVVEKGGRTLYWNVIARRDTEGQFSLDYAHPHLDDGHRALGFRLFHRLADATDREVEDVEAEFHRKHRYVQYLVQEEITDFEALFGFVSDLRTDEAATVERARSEADD